The proteins below come from a single Parageobacillus toebii NBRC 107807 genomic window:
- a CDS encoding MFS transporter, with the protein MAIIKKITGQEQITRDLVLLLCIGGFYALSVALSNTFVNVYLWKQSGEFRDLALYNLSVVTLQPLTFIFAGKLAKKVDRIIVLRLGVSFLAIFFITVLLAGSRAHNYLIVLGALLGIGYGFYWLAFNVLTFEITEPETRDFFNGFFGILTSMAGMIGPIVAGYIISSLANTKGYTFIFSISLGLFVIAVICSFFLKRRPAKGNYLFLRILKERRYNKNWRLITNAHFFQGLREGTFMFVISVLVYITSKSEMALGKFGFVNSLTSFIAYYIVSRLMKRKYRKKAILCGGLLLYGAVFLIVFHVSYPRLILYAIAIAIAYPLLLVPYSSLTFDVIGRSWKSAEMRIEYIVVRELFLNGGRIVSILAFLAAITLFDERTGISILMLILGAGHFIIYLFVRHIHLDGRGTNEERHPFISPKLANEEGGSPA; encoded by the coding sequence ATGGCAATCATCAAAAAAATTACTGGTCAAGAACAAATTACTCGGGACTTAGTGTTGCTGCTGTGCATCGGCGGTTTTTATGCATTGAGTGTTGCGCTTTCCAATACGTTTGTCAATGTGTATTTATGGAAACAGTCTGGAGAGTTTCGTGATTTAGCGCTATACAATTTGTCCGTTGTTACATTGCAGCCGCTGACGTTTATTTTCGCTGGAAAATTGGCCAAAAAAGTGGACCGCATTATTGTATTGCGTTTAGGCGTATCGTTTTTGGCGATTTTTTTTATTACCGTGTTGCTTGCCGGAAGTCGCGCCCATAACTACTTGATCGTGCTGGGTGCGCTTTTAGGTATCGGCTATGGATTTTATTGGCTTGCTTTTAATGTATTGACATTTGAAATTACCGAACCGGAAACTCGCGATTTTTTTAACGGGTTTTTCGGGATTCTTACTTCTATGGCTGGAATGATTGGCCCGATCGTTGCGGGATATATTATTTCTTCATTGGCAAATACGAAAGGATATACGTTTATCTTTTCTATTTCACTTGGATTGTTTGTTATTGCTGTCATTTGCAGTTTTTTTCTCAAACGACGCCCCGCGAAAGGAAATTATTTATTTCTTCGCATTTTAAAAGAACGGCGTTATAATAAAAATTGGCGGTTGATTACGAACGCTCATTTTTTCCAAGGGTTGCGCGAAGGAACGTTTATGTTCGTTATTTCCGTATTAGTGTATATCACTTCGAAAAGTGAGATGGCATTAGGAAAATTTGGCTTCGTGAACTCGCTGACATCATTTATTGCCTACTATATTGTTTCCAGGTTGATGAAACGGAAATATCGAAAAAAAGCGATTTTATGTGGCGGCTTATTGTTATATGGGGCTGTTTTTCTTATCGTTTTTCATGTCTCCTATCCGCGCTTGATCTTATATGCGATTGCGATTGCCATCGCTTATCCTCTATTGCTCGTTCCGTATTCGTCATTGACGTTTGATGTGATAGGGAGAAGCTGGAAATCGGCAGAAATGCGAATTGAGTATATCGTTGTCCGCGAGTTGTTTTTAAACGGCGGGCGTATCGTATCCATTCTCGCTTTTTTAGCTGCGATTACATTGTTTGACGAAAGAACAGGAATATCGATTTTAATGTTAATACTTGGCGCAGGGCATTTCATCATTTATTTATTTGTACGACATATTCATTTAGATGGCAGAGGAACGAATGAAGAAAGGCATCCGTTTATTTCACCAAAGTTGGCGAATGAAGAAGGGGGCTCTCCAGCGTAG
- a CDS encoding endolytic transglycosylase MltG: MMTKQTIRAIALGMLFATSVIGAAYYMEFDTLTATKLHDALKKEGLIAISESEYKRLKEAAKQDNPASVSDHPPSSKTIYVYFLTIQKGEVPNDFAQKLEDAHIISDANAFVTYLETHGLTRYVRAGTYKVHSGMSYEEIGDLITNKSK; encoded by the coding sequence ATGATGACGAAGCAGACAATACGCGCGATTGCTCTTGGAATGTTATTTGCCACTTCCGTAATCGGCGCTGCTTACTACATGGAATTCGACACATTGACAGCGACAAAACTTCATGACGCACTGAAAAAAGAAGGGCTGATTGCAATCAGTGAATCAGAATATAAAAGGTTAAAAGAAGCAGCTAAACAGGATAATCCTGCTTCTGTTTCCGACCATCCACCTTCATCCAAAACCATATATGTTTACTTTCTTACGATTCAAAAAGGCGAAGTGCCAAACGACTTCGCACAAAAGTTAGAAGATGCTCATATTATTTCCGATGCTAACGCATTTGTAACCTATTTAGAAACACATGGGCTGACTCGCTACGTTCGCGCCGGCACTTACAAAGTACATAGCGGTATGAGTTACGAAGAAATAGGCGATCTAATCACGAACAAATCCAAATAA
- a CDS encoding phosphate ABC transporter substrate-binding protein PstS family protein → MMRKKPIRFGIAALLITGMLAGCGKSDNTTGENSGNTETKQEESYSGTITLAGSTALQPLAEEAANQFMEKYPDVSITVQGGGSGTGVNQVAAGAVQIGNSDVPSAEKLEDKSKAGELIDHKVAGIAFALVVNKDVNVDSLTVQQIQDIFSGKITNWKDVGGKDEKINVINRPASSGTRATFEKTVMKDVKINEAIGTVQDSNGAVEQAINSTPGSISYVAMSYLIGEKKDLKTLKIDGVEPTIENIKTEKYPFWSYEYMITKGEPKDAVRGFIEYVKSKEFAPKVKEMGYIPMPELE, encoded by the coding sequence CGGAAAAAACCAATCAGATTCGGAATTGCTGCATTGTTAATAACGGGGATGCTTGCGGGGTGCGGAAAATCGGATAACACAACAGGGGAAAATTCCGGAAACACAGAAACAAAGCAAGAAGAATCGTATTCTGGAACGATTACGTTAGCTGGATCAACCGCTCTTCAACCGCTTGCTGAAGAAGCAGCAAATCAATTTATGGAAAAATACCCTGATGTTTCGATTACTGTACAAGGGGGAGGAAGCGGAACAGGCGTTAACCAAGTTGCTGCTGGTGCTGTACAAATCGGAAACTCGGATGTTCCATCTGCAGAAAAGCTGGAAGATAAATCAAAAGCTGGAGAGCTTATCGATCATAAAGTAGCAGGAATTGCTTTTGCCCTTGTAGTGAATAAAGATGTCAATGTTGATTCTTTAACAGTACAACAAATTCAAGATATTTTCTCTGGAAAAATTACAAACTGGAAAGATGTTGGCGGAAAAGACGAAAAAATTAACGTCATTAATCGTCCTGCTTCTTCTGGAACACGTGCTACTTTTGAAAAAACGGTGATGAAAGACGTAAAAATAAACGAAGCGATTGGAACTGTTCAAGATTCCAATGGCGCGGTCGAACAAGCGATTAACTCAACGCCGGGATCGATTAGTTATGTTGCGATGTCCTACTTAATCGGTGAAAAGAAAGATTTAAAAACGTTAAAAATCGATGGTGTAGAACCAACGATCGAAAATATCAAAACGGAAAAGTATCCTTTCTGGTCTTATGAATACATGATTACAAAAGGCGAGCCGAAAGATGCAGTGCGCGGATTTATCGAATACGTGAAAAGCAAAGAATTTGCTCCGAAAGTAAAAGAAATGGGCTACATTCCTATGCCTGAATTAGAGTAA
- a CDS encoding peptidoglycan D,D-transpeptidase FtsI family protein codes for MKKKKRAQVPFRLNILFFVVFLLFSALILRLGVVQIVYGEYYRKEAERTEDEIVSTPVPRGKIYDRFHRVIVDNIPRNAITYTRSKTTKPEDTLEVARKLAKYINKPVDKVTERDMKDYWILTRKEKAEKKVSKKERERLEKQGLSQKEIDKKIYELTLKRITPDDLREITKKELEIIAIKHEMDSGYALTPQMVKNEGVTNREYAVVSEHLEELPGVNTTVDWKRHYVYGNTFRSVLGNVTKDDEGVPRERLDYFLARDYSRNERVGKSYLEAQFEGVLHGKKAKIKNVVDKSGNVTSIEQIYDGERGKDLVLTIDIELQKQVEKIIEEEIMATKRKGNSPLLDRAFVVMMDPKTGEVLSMAGKLLAKDESGKRQFVDFAIGNITSAYAMGSAVKGATVLTGFQTGVLRPNTYIHDEPLYIKGTPVKKSWQTMGTINELTALQRSSNVYMFKTVIAIGGGKYRPHRSLSINPEAFTTIRKYFSQFGLGMKTGIDLPNELSGFQGKETRAGLLLDLSIGQYDMYTPLQMAQYVSTIANGGYRMKPQIVKEIRKPTDNAKELGPIVQHFEPVVLNRIDMKTEYIKRVQEGFRRVMQEPKGTAYAFFADAPYKPAGKTGTAEAFYDGPIQSRRNDPTYNLTLVGYAPYNDPEVAFAVVVPWATQGQSDGINNRIGRRILDTYFKLKAERAKGNVANNTTSGDIETNTGENE; via the coding sequence TTGAAAAAGAAAAAAAGAGCACAAGTGCCGTTTCGATTGAACATACTTTTTTTTGTTGTGTTTTTGCTGTTTTCGGCACTTATTTTACGGCTTGGTGTCGTACAAATCGTTTATGGGGAATATTACCGGAAAGAGGCAGAGCGTACGGAGGATGAAATTGTCAGCACCCCAGTGCCACGCGGAAAAATTTACGACCGTTTTCATCGCGTCATTGTGGATAATATTCCGAGAAATGCCATTACATATACGCGTTCCAAAACGACGAAACCGGAAGATACGCTCGAAGTTGCACGCAAATTGGCTAAATATATCAACAAACCAGTTGACAAAGTTACGGAACGTGATATGAAAGATTATTGGATTTTAACACGAAAAGAAAAAGCAGAGAAAAAAGTAAGTAAAAAAGAACGAGAACGATTAGAAAAACAAGGATTGTCACAAAAAGAAATCGATAAAAAAATATATGAGCTCACATTAAAACGAATTACACCAGATGATTTGCGCGAGATTACAAAAAAAGAATTAGAAATTATCGCAATCAAACATGAGATGGACAGCGGATATGCGCTAACTCCGCAAATGGTGAAGAATGAGGGCGTAACGAATAGAGAGTACGCTGTTGTCAGCGAACACCTCGAGGAGCTTCCAGGGGTAAATACCACGGTTGACTGGAAACGACATTATGTGTATGGCAATACGTTTCGTTCTGTACTAGGCAATGTGACGAAAGATGATGAGGGAGTTCCGCGCGAACGGCTCGACTATTTTTTGGCGCGTGACTACAGCCGCAATGAACGCGTTGGGAAAAGCTACCTTGAAGCGCAATTTGAAGGTGTATTGCACGGCAAAAAGGCAAAAATCAAAAATGTCGTCGACAAGTCCGGCAATGTGACTTCGATAGAGCAAATATATGACGGAGAGCGCGGGAAGGATCTTGTACTGACGATCGACATCGAACTTCAGAAGCAAGTGGAAAAAATCATTGAAGAAGAAATCATGGCTACAAAGCGAAAGGGAAATTCCCCTTTGCTTGATCGGGCGTTTGTGGTGATGATGGACCCGAAAACGGGAGAAGTTTTATCCATGGCTGGAAAGCTGCTTGCAAAGGATGAAAGCGGAAAAAGGCAATTTGTTGATTTTGCTATTGGCAACATCACCTCGGCTTATGCCATGGGATCGGCAGTAAAGGGTGCGACGGTGCTGACGGGCTTTCAAACAGGAGTATTGCGTCCAAATACTTACATCCATGACGAACCATTATATATCAAAGGCACGCCCGTTAAAAAATCGTGGCAGACGATGGGGACGATCAATGAGTTGACCGCGCTGCAGCGTTCCTCGAACGTATATATGTTTAAAACGGTGATCGCCATCGGCGGCGGGAAGTATCGTCCACACCGGTCATTAAGCATTAATCCTGAAGCGTTCACGACCATTCGCAAGTATTTTAGCCAATTCGGGCTAGGAATGAAGACAGGAATTGATTTGCCAAATGAGCTTAGCGGTTTTCAGGGAAAAGAAACGAGAGCCGGGTTATTGCTAGACCTTTCCATTGGCCAATACGATATGTACACCCCGCTGCAAATGGCGCAATATGTATCAACGATTGCCAACGGCGGCTATCGGATGAAGCCGCAAATTGTTAAAGAGATTCGCAAGCCGACGGATAACGCAAAGGAATTGGGGCCGATTGTCCAACACTTTGAACCGGTTGTATTGAACCGGATCGATATGAAGACGGAGTATATTAAACGGGTGCAGGAAGGATTCCGCCGGGTGATGCAGGAGCCGAAAGGAACAGCGTATGCGTTTTTTGCCGATGCACCATATAAGCCGGCCGGAAAAACAGGAACAGCGGAAGCTTTCTATGACGGACCGATCCAAAGCAGACGAAATGATCCAACATATAATTTGACATTAGTCGGATATGCTCCTTATAACGATCCGGAAGTTGCATTTGCTGTTGTCGTTCCTTGGGCGACGCAAGGACAGAGCGACGGCATTAACAATAGAATCGGAAGACGAATCTTAGATACGTATTTTAAGCTAAAGGCTGAGAGAGCAAAAGGAAATGTTGCAAACAATACGACAAGCGGAGATATAGAGACAAACACGGGCGAAAATGAATAA
- a CDS encoding DUF1189 domain-containing protein, which yields MNMFVQLWKSLYSPKDIARFRFQGIGKTIGYVFLLTFLSILPMAYYLTTSFVEGIRNTSALLQNELPSFTIENGQLHSSAKEPIHIDQHGFTIIFDSTGQVTKEDVERFSNAIGLLKHEAVLVANHQPQYYSYSTFPDIKITDEDVHSFIETMQSLLPVFIPLSLLIIYLFASASKFIGICILAFFGLILRSTLDKKLQYRHTWIMSAYAVTLSTVFFTVMEALQTVVPYAPFIHWFVSIAVLFLAMKEVPSAKPQNE from the coding sequence ATGAATATGTTTGTGCAGCTATGGAAAAGTTTATATTCCCCGAAAGATATCGCACGTTTTCGCTTTCAAGGAATTGGAAAAACCATTGGATATGTATTTTTGTTAACCTTTCTTTCAATCCTGCCGATGGCCTATTACTTAACCACTTCTTTTGTCGAAGGAATTCGTAATACAAGCGCTCTTTTACAAAATGAACTCCCTTCGTTTACGATTGAAAACGGTCAATTGCATTCTTCTGCAAAAGAGCCCATTCATATTGATCAGCACGGCTTTACCATTATTTTTGACAGCACCGGCCAAGTAACAAAAGAAGACGTAGAGCGCTTTAGCAACGCCATCGGGCTTTTAAAACACGAAGCTGTATTAGTCGCCAATCATCAACCACAATATTATAGCTATTCTACGTTTCCAGATATAAAAATAACAGACGAAGATGTCCATTCCTTTATCGAAACCATGCAGTCACTGCTGCCTGTTTTCATTCCGTTGTCGCTTCTTATTATTTATTTATTCGCAAGCGCGAGCAAATTTATTGGCATCTGTATTCTCGCCTTCTTCGGATTAATTTTGCGCAGCACTCTTGATAAAAAACTACAATATCGCCATACTTGGATTATGTCAGCATATGCCGTTACTTTATCAACAGTGTTTTTCACGGTTATGGAGGCGCTGCAAACAGTTGTGCCATATGCTCCATTTATTCATTGGTTCGTCTCGATTGCCGTGCTATTTTTGGCAATGAAAGAAGTTCCTTCCGCAAAACCGCAAAACGAATAG
- the sodA gene encoding superoxide dismutase SodA, which yields MAFELPQLPYAYDALEPHIDKETMNIHHTKHHNTYVTNLNAALEGHADLQNKSIEELLSNLEALPESIRTAVRNNGGGHANHSLFWTILSPNGGGEPTGELADAINKKFGSFAAFKEEFTKAATTRFGSGWAWLVVNNGELEVTSTPNQDSPLMEGKTPILGLDVWEHAYYLKYQNRRPEYIAAFWNIVNWDEVARRYSEAKAK from the coding sequence ATGGCTTTCGAATTACCGCAATTGCCTTATGCTTATGATGCGTTAGAGCCACACATTGACAAGGAAACAATGAACATTCACCACACAAAACACCATAACACTTATGTCACAAACTTAAATGCTGCTTTAGAAGGACATGCGGACTTACAAAACAAATCGATTGAGGAACTGCTCAGCAATTTGGAAGCACTTCCAGAAAGCATTCGCACAGCAGTTCGCAATAATGGCGGCGGACATGCTAACCACTCTCTATTCTGGACGATTCTTTCGCCAAACGGCGGCGGTGAGCCAACAGGCGAACTAGCAGATGCGATTAACAAAAAATTTGGCAGCTTTGCTGCGTTTAAAGAAGAATTTACAAAAGCGGCTACAACTCGCTTCGGTTCTGGTTGGGCTTGGCTTGTTGTCAACAACGGTGAGCTTGAAGTGACAAGCACTCCAAACCAAGACTCTCCATTAATGGAAGGAAAAACTCCAATTCTTGGTTTAGACGTTTGGGAGCATGCATATTACTTAAAATATCAAAACCGTCGTCCAGAATACATTGCCGCATTCTGGAACATTGTCAACTGGGACGAAGTAGCAAGACGCTACAGCGAAGCAAAAGCGAAATAA
- the pstA gene encoding phosphate ABC transporter permease PstA has product MRSRVVDKIWTGIFYVIAAFVISLLIFFFVTVLSKGWGFWQPDFLFGKPSNTQAGGGVGPQLINSLYMLVITLLISVPLGLGAGIYLAEYAKQGRMLNFIRLCIETMASLPSIVVGLFGLLAFVTLTGWGYTLIGGALAITILNLPGLTRICENAILDVPSSIKEASLGLGATRWQTLVKVILPAALPQIMTGVILAAGRIFGEAAALIYTAGLTTPLLNFAADLSSKAHPLNVFRPAETLTVHIWKLNSEGIVPDAKIIAAKSAAILVIMVLLFNITARFASAALQRYFSGSRRTKKKMSNAA; this is encoded by the coding sequence ATGAGATCGAGAGTGGTCGATAAAATTTGGACGGGCATATTTTATGTGATTGCTGCTTTCGTCATTAGTTTGCTTATCTTCTTTTTTGTGACGGTTTTGTCAAAAGGCTGGGGATTTTGGCAGCCAGATTTTCTGTTTGGAAAACCAAGCAATACGCAAGCAGGTGGAGGAGTTGGTCCTCAGCTTATTAACTCGCTTTATATGCTTGTTATTACGTTATTGATTTCTGTTCCATTAGGATTAGGAGCGGGAATTTATTTGGCGGAATATGCCAAACAAGGAAGAATGCTTAATTTTATTCGGTTGTGCATCGAAACGATGGCATCTCTCCCATCGATTGTCGTTGGATTGTTTGGATTATTGGCGTTTGTGACGCTAACAGGATGGGGCTACACGTTAATTGGCGGCGCGTTGGCGATTACCATATTAAACTTGCCAGGATTGACGCGTATATGTGAGAATGCGATTTTAGATGTTCCCTCGAGCATAAAGGAAGCTAGTCTTGGGTTAGGAGCGACGCGGTGGCAAACGTTAGTGAAAGTAATTCTTCCGGCTGCGCTTCCGCAAATCATGACAGGGGTCATTTTAGCAGCGGGGCGAATTTTTGGCGAGGCAGCCGCATTAATTTATACCGCAGGATTAACGACACCGTTATTAAACTTTGCTGCCGATTTATCGAGCAAAGCACACCCATTGAATGTTTTTCGGCCGGCAGAAACGTTAACCGTACACATTTGGAAATTAAATTCAGAGGGAATTGTTCCAGATGCGAAAATAATTGCGGCGAAATCCGCAGCGATACTTGTTATTATGGTTCTTTTGTTTAATATTACCGCTCGTTTTGCCTCCGCTGCATTGCAACGCTATTTTTCGGGGAGTCGCCGAACCAAAAAAAAGATGAGTAACGCTGCATAA
- the pstC gene encoding phosphate ABC transporter permease subunit PstC produces MKEKRKLNYWKNEYIGRILVTFCGLLIVITTLSIIAFICGKGIQSFTESGISLKEMLFSTEWRPSDSQPKYGAVIFIVGSTLVSIGAVLLSMPIAIALAIFMHFISPKFGSSVLKPVLELLVGIPSVVYGWLGVTILVPLLREWFGGVGFSLLAGIIVLSVMILPTITSITSDALNSVPFSYLEASYGLGSTRWQAISRVIVPAAKTGILTGIVLGLARAFGEALAVQMVIGNTVKLPSGLYSPTATLTGILTMDMANTINGTAWNNALWTLAMILLLISFFFIVLIRMIGQRGER; encoded by the coding sequence ATGAAAGAGAAAAGAAAGCTCAATTATTGGAAAAACGAATATATAGGAAGGATCCTAGTAACTTTTTGTGGTCTCTTGATCGTTATTACTACTCTTTCTATTATTGCGTTTATTTGTGGCAAAGGAATCCAGTCATTTACGGAAAGCGGAATTTCTCTGAAGGAAATGCTGTTCTCGACAGAGTGGAGGCCAAGTGATTCGCAGCCGAAATATGGAGCCGTTATTTTTATCGTCGGGTCAACGCTTGTATCGATTGGAGCGGTGTTGTTAAGCATGCCGATTGCGATCGCTCTTGCTATTTTCATGCATTTTATTTCTCCAAAATTCGGTTCGTCCGTATTAAAACCAGTATTGGAGCTGCTTGTCGGCATTCCGTCCGTCGTTTACGGTTGGTTAGGTGTTACGATTCTTGTTCCGCTTCTTCGTGAATGGTTTGGCGGCGTGGGATTTAGTTTGTTAGCTGGAATTATCGTATTAAGTGTAATGATTTTACCGACGATCACAAGCATCACGTCAGATGCGCTGAACAGTGTTCCGTTTTCTTACTTGGAAGCGTCATACGGACTTGGTTCAACGAGATGGCAGGCGATTAGCCGAGTCATCGTTCCCGCAGCAAAAACGGGAATTTTAACTGGCATCGTCCTTGGGTTAGCGAGAGCGTTCGGCGAAGCATTAGCGGTGCAAATGGTGATCGGAAACACGGTGAAACTTCCTTCAGGATTATATAGCCCAACAGCGACATTAACCGGAATTTTAACGATGGATATGGCTAATACGATAAACGGTACTGCTTGGAACAATGCGTTGTGGACATTGGCGATGATTTTGCTGCTTATTTCCTTTTTCTTTATTGTGCTTATACGAATGATCGGACAAAGAGGGGAACGATAA
- the rpmG gene encoding 50S ribosomal protein L33, with protein MRVNVTLACTECGERNYITSKNKRNNPDRLELKKYCPRCKKAVPHRETK; from the coding sequence ATGCGTGTTAACGTTACACTAGCTTGCACAGAATGCGGTGAACGTAACTATATTACATCGAAAAATAAACGCAATAATCCTGACCGTCTCGAATTAAAAAAATATTGCCCAAGATGCAAAAAGGCGGTACCTCATCGTGAAACGAAGTAA
- the pstB gene encoding phosphate ABC transporter ATP-binding protein PstB, which produces MGVTVIMERPHMNIRETAKKEMVYHTNQLNVWYGEHHALKSINLSFYENEITAIIGPSGCGKSTYIKTLNRMIELSPNVRITGEISYRGRNIFDRSYHVEELRASVGMVFQKPNPFPKSIYDNVAYGPRIHGIRNKSVLDDIVEKSLRAAALWDEVKDRLHEHAHMLSGGQQQRLCIARCLAVEPDVILMDEPTSALDPVSTAKIEELMQQLKENYSIIIVTHNMQQAARISDKTAFFLNGEVIEFGDTHQLFSNPRDKRTEDYITGRFG; this is translated from the coding sequence ATGGGTGTAACAGTAATAATGGAACGGCCTCATATGAATATAAGAGAAACCGCGAAAAAGGAGATGGTATATCATACAAACCAACTAAACGTATGGTACGGAGAGCATCACGCTTTAAAAAGTATTAACTTATCTTTTTATGAAAACGAAATTACGGCAATTATCGGTCCATCTGGTTGCGGCAAATCCACTTACATTAAAACGTTAAACCGAATGATTGAATTATCGCCAAATGTCCGCATTACTGGGGAAATCAGCTATCGCGGCCGCAATATTTTTGATCGTTCTTACCATGTTGAAGAATTGCGCGCGAGCGTCGGAATGGTTTTCCAAAAACCAAACCCGTTCCCTAAATCCATTTATGATAATGTTGCTTACGGTCCACGCATTCATGGAATACGAAATAAAAGCGTGTTAGACGACATTGTCGAGAAAAGTTTACGTGCCGCAGCGCTTTGGGATGAAGTAAAAGATCGCCTTCATGAGCATGCGCATATGCTTTCGGGAGGACAGCAACAACGGCTATGCATCGCTCGCTGTTTAGCGGTTGAGCCGGATGTTATTTTGATGGATGAGCCTACTTCCGCATTGGACCCAGTGTCAACGGCGAAAATTGAAGAATTGATGCAACAGCTGAAAGAAAACTATAGCATTATTATCGTTACTCATAATATGCAGCAAGCGGCGCGTATTTCGGATAAAACGGCATTTTTCCTAAACGGGGAAGTCATCGAATTTGGAGATACGCACCAATTGTTTTCGAATCCGAGAGATAAACGAACAGAAGATTATATTACAGGACGATTTGGATAA